A region of Aphis gossypii isolate Hap1 unplaced genomic scaffold, ASM2018417v2 Contig00927, whole genome shotgun sequence DNA encodes the following proteins:
- the LOC114128343 gene encoding uncharacterized protein LOC114128343 — protein MDTANLPRDHPCYIAERKKIPGLFSDETDGRIMREFCALRAKSYAYTLEDKEKIKAKGIRGHVVRNHMTFQDHKRCLFGDPSLEVIASNVSIRSFKHKLKTIKSNKLTYNSFDDKRVILEDKVHTLAHGHYSIE, from the coding sequence ATGGACACTGCAAATCTACCCCGTGACCACCCGTGTTACATTGCTGAGAGAAAGAAGATTCCTGGGTTATTTTCTGATGAAACCGATGGACGTATTATGAGAGAGTTTTGTGCTCTCCGTGCAAAGTCCTACGCTTACACTTTAGAAGATAAAGAGAAAATCAAAGCAAAAGGAATCCGTGGACATGTTGTTAGAAACCACATGACTTTTCAAGATCATAAACGGTGTTTGTTTGGTGATCCCAGTTTGGAAGTAATAGCATCAAACGTCTCTATCCGTTCATTCAAGCACAAATTAAAGACCATCAAAtccaataaattaacttataacagTTTCGATGATAAAAGGGTTATACTTGAAGACAAAGTACACACCCTAGCTCATGGACACTATTCTATAgagtga